The genomic region TGGCGCAGTAATCATTTCCAAGAGAATCGCTTGCTTTTGCTTTAAAGAAGAGGAACCATGCACCAACAGGACCATATCCATCTTTGAATCTTGCAGGAACAAATCTATTTTCCATCATTGTCAATTCTGCACCAACAGTAATACCGAGATAATATCCAGAACCAGAATTCCATACTGGATACCAAGCTCTTCCCATTCCTTCTCTGGTTGATCTTGGTCTGAAGACATTAACTGCACCACCGCAGGCTGCAAGAATTGCCTTTGCTTTGAAGAGATAAATCTTATTTTCTCTTACACTGAAGCCTATTGCACCTGCTACTCTGTTAGGCTCTTTTGCATCCTTAAGGAGTTTAACTATAAATACTCTCTCATAAATATTCTGAGCCTGTCCAGTTGCCTTTCTATTGAACTCAAGAGCAGCCTTTGCAGCCTCTGCAACTATTACCTTATATGATTCACCATTGATCATGATCTGCCACTTTCCAGAACGGCATGGAACTCCACCATCTTTGAGCTTTGGTTTGCCCTGGTCTCTTGCCTGGAATCCATCAAGTGACCAACCATCATCGCTCTTTTTCCATATTGGAAGACCCCATTCCTCAAACATATGAACAGAATCATCAACATGTCTTCCAAGGTCATAAACAAGGTCTTCTCTGATAATTCCCATCAGGTCTGCACGGACATATTTTACATAGTCAACAACCTTGTTTTCGCCAATGTAGGTATTAATGGCGCTGAGACCCATTGCAACAGCACCGGAACGATCCATTGCTGCTTTGTCAACGAGTGTTACCTTAATTCCCTTTGGCGTTGCCCATCTGCAACCTTCAAATGCAGCACCGCATGCAGCCATTCCACCACCAATGATTAGAAAATCAGTCTCAACCTCTACAACATCAGGTCTCTGACAGTATGAAAATGTGCAAGTCTCTTTTTCCATGTTATCCCTCCTTACTTTATTTTTTTACTCTTTTCTGGCTTCATAATTAAAGTAGCCAGGCTGTTTAATCTTTGAATAATCAGGCTCAGGTAATCCTGCATAAATGTTGTCTGCATTCCAGTAACCTTCTGGTGTAAGTCTGATTGGGAATTTGAATCTCTTGATTGAGCCATTTCTGAATTTAATTGTCCACATAATTGCATCCTGACCTCTCATTGGAATAACGCTTGCACCGAGAGGACAGAAGTCTGCGTAACCTCTTACCTCAATTGCCTGCTGAGGGCAAATTTTTACGCAGTTATAGCACTCCCAGCACTGGTCAGGCTCCTGATTGTAAGCCTTCATCTTTTCTCTGTCAAGCACCATAAGGTCGTTGGGACAGATGTACTGACATGCAGTTTTGTCCTGTGCTTTGCAGCCGTCACACTTTTCCTGAATTACAAAACTTGGCATAGCTTAACCTCCTTTTTTGTTTTTTATTATGCTGGTTTTTGCACTGGATTTTTTTGTAATTCCAGTACATCACTTATATCAATATCAGGGACTGGAAGCTCTCTGTCTTCCTTTGCGATTTCTTCTTTAATTGAATGAATCTCAGCAACAGCAGCCTCTATTACCTCTGGACCTAAAGATTTTTTCTCTACAATTTTCTTAAATACCAATCTTTTGAATGCAGCAGGAGTTTCCTCAATAAATCCTCTTGCATCAAATCTTGCCTTTGAGAACTGTTCAATAACTTTCTGACCAAGCTCATCAGAAACCTCAATTACAAGACGCTTTAATGCTCCACCAAAAATTGGCTCAACCTTTTCCTCTAAGGGAGTTCCCTTTATAGCTGCCAATCTTTTTTCATCAATTATTACGCCAAAATACTTAGCCATTATTCACCTCCTCTTTTATTTTTTTAAGTGAGCTGGAAGTTCCATGTGAGGGAGATCAACCTCTAATCTCTCCTCTCTCTCTTTCAGATACTTCTCATTGTTAAATGGATATCCAAACTTCTGCCACCATTTTACAACAACTTTATAAACTTCTGGTCTGTAAATCTGTGGTGGTGGTGTTACGCCTTCGTTTATAAGTCCTCTTATAAAGCTTCCAGAGTATCTTGAATATATACCTTTATGATTACAATTACCAGAGTATGCAAACTCAAGGCATTTTGGACAATACCAGAACTCTGCAATATTCTGAGGCCTTATATAGAATCCGCCTTCCACTGCATATGGTGGAGCATCAAAACCAAAGCTCGGGATTCCCTTTGACCAGAGTATCTGAGTTGCATAAAT from Thermodesulfovibrio sp. 3907-1M harbors:
- the aprB gene encoding adenylyl-sulfate reductase subunit beta translates to MPSFVIQEKCDGCKAQDKTACQYICPNDLMVLDREKMKAYNQEPDQCWECYNCVKICPQQAIEVRGYADFCPLGASVIPMRGQDAIMWTIKFRNGSIKRFKFPIRLTPEGYWNADNIYAGLPEPDYSKIKQPGYFNYEARKE